A DNA window from Kitasatospora atroaurantiaca contains the following coding sequences:
- a CDS encoding peptide ABC transporter substrate-binding protein, which yields MPAATRVRWAVIVATSVALVATGCSSSKSSGGGGSASGGGGGIVRAWWGDPQNPLEPANTNEVNGGAVLNMIFTGLVAYDPKTSKPSNANADSITSTDQQTWTVKLKPGWKFSDGTTVTASSYVNAWNYGALSTNKQLGSSFFRYIQGFDQVAPASGNPTAQTLSGLKVVDDNTFTATLTQKFSTWPATLGYSAYFPLPASFFSDHAAYLNKPVGNGPYEITSWTKSSSMQLRPFSGYSGTDKPANGGVDLKVYTDTNAAYADLQAGNLDVDNGIPNSALKTIETDLNGRFLNTPAGIIQTISFPLYQPQWSTPGAAMVRQGISMAIDRPTITKVVFNQTRTPATDWTSPVLGAAGGYKEGLCGDVCTFNAAKAKQLIEQGGGIPGGQLTISYNADGPHKEWVDAVCNSINNAMGNTSSCVGRPVGTFADFRNQITTKQMTGAFRTGWQMDYPLIQNFLQPLYTTNASSNDSHYSNPQFDSLVNQANANPDETAAVGQFQDAEKLLITDLPAIPLWYQNGTVGWSSKVSNVLLNPFSVPVYNQITVK from the coding sequence ATGCCTGCAGCCACCCGAGTGCGCTGGGCCGTGATCGTGGCGACGTCGGTGGCTCTGGTGGCCACCGGGTGCAGCAGCAGTAAGAGCAGTGGCGGGGGCGGTAGCGCCAGCGGTGGTGGCGGCGGCATCGTCCGGGCGTGGTGGGGTGACCCGCAGAACCCGCTCGAGCCGGCGAACACCAACGAGGTGAACGGCGGCGCGGTCCTCAACATGATCTTCACGGGTCTGGTCGCCTACGACCCCAAGACCAGCAAACCCAGTAACGCCAACGCAGACTCGATCACCTCGACCGACCAGCAGACCTGGACCGTCAAGCTCAAGCCGGGCTGGAAGTTCAGCGACGGCACGACGGTGACCGCCAGCTCCTACGTGAACGCGTGGAACTACGGCGCGCTGTCCACCAACAAGCAGCTCGGCAGCAGCTTCTTCAGGTACATCCAGGGCTTCGATCAGGTGGCGCCTGCGTCCGGTAATCCCACGGCGCAGACCCTGTCCGGCCTCAAGGTCGTCGACGACAACACCTTCACCGCCACGCTCACCCAGAAGTTCTCCACCTGGCCCGCAACCCTCGGGTACTCGGCGTACTTCCCGCTGCCCGCGAGCTTCTTCTCCGACCATGCGGCATACCTCAACAAGCCGGTCGGCAACGGTCCGTACGAGATCACCTCCTGGACCAAGAGCTCGTCCATGCAGCTGCGTCCGTTCAGCGGCTACAGCGGCACGGACAAGCCCGCGAACGGCGGCGTCGACCTCAAGGTCTACACGGACACCAACGCCGCGTACGCCGACCTCCAGGCGGGCAACCTGGACGTCGACAACGGCATCCCGAACAGTGCGCTGAAGACCATTGAGACCGACCTCAACGGCCGCTTCCTCAACACCCCCGCCGGCATCATCCAGACCATCTCCTTCCCGCTGTACCAGCCGCAGTGGAGCACCCCCGGAGCGGCGATGGTCCGCCAGGGGATCTCGATGGCGATCGACCGGCCCACCATCACCAAGGTGGTCTTCAACCAAACCCGTACCCCGGCCACCGACTGGACCTCGCCGGTGCTGGGTGCCGCGGGCGGCTACAAGGAGGGCCTCTGCGGTGACGTCTGCACCTTCAACGCGGCCAAGGCCAAGCAGCTGATCGAGCAGGGCGGCGGCATCCCCGGCGGACAGCTGACGATCAGCTACAACGCCGACGGCCCGCACAAGGAGTGGGTCGACGCGGTCTGCAACAGCATCAACAACGCCATGGGCAACACCAGTTCGTGCGTCGGCCGTCCGGTCGGCACCTTCGCGGACTTCCGCAACCAGATCACCACCAAGCAGATGACCGGCGCCTTCCGTACCGGCTGGCAGATGGACTACCCGCTGATCCAGAACTTCCTCCAGCCGCTGTACACCACCAATGCCTCCTCCAACGACTCGCACTACAGCAACCCGCAGTTCGACAGCCTGGTGAACCAGGCCAACGCGAACCCGGACGAGACGGCTGCGGTCGGTCAGTTCCAGGATGCCGAGAAGCTGCTGATCACCGACCTTCCGGCGATCCCGCTCTGGTACCAGAACGGCACCGTGGGCTGGTCCTCCAAGGTCTCGAACGTGCTGCTGAACCCGTTCAGCGTCCCGGTCTACAACCAGATCACCGTCAAGTAG
- a CDS encoding ABC transporter permease, which translates to MGRYVIRRLLQMIPVFIGSTFLIFVMVHALGDPVNALFGDRAPDPAIAEQIREQYNLNDPLWLQYLKYMSKLFTWDFGNTFNGQSVTSLLAIAYPATIKLTAVAFTIEVIFGVGFGLISGLRRGGWSDNGVLILTLVVISIPTFVTGYVLQYLFGVKWDIFPATAGEDLTLDSLILPAIVLASVSLAYVARLTRTTVAENSKADYVRTATAKGLPRRRVVVNHLLRNSLIPVVTFLGADLGALMGGALVTERIFNIHGVGYYLYQGIVRQNTNTVVGFVTILIIIYLAANLLVDLLYAVLDPRIRYA; encoded by the coding sequence ATGGGACGCTACGTCATCAGACGCCTGCTCCAGATGATCCCGGTGTTCATCGGGAGTACCTTCCTCATCTTCGTCATGGTCCACGCGCTCGGCGACCCGGTGAACGCGCTCTTCGGCGACCGGGCCCCCGACCCGGCCATCGCGGAGCAGATCCGCGAGCAGTACAACCTGAACGACCCCCTGTGGCTCCAGTACCTCAAGTACATGAGCAAGCTCTTCACCTGGGACTTCGGGAACACCTTCAACGGTCAGTCGGTCACCTCACTGCTGGCCATCGCCTACCCGGCGACGATCAAGCTCACCGCGGTGGCCTTCACGATCGAGGTGATCTTCGGTGTCGGCTTCGGCCTCATCAGCGGGCTCCGCCGCGGCGGGTGGTCGGACAACGGCGTGCTGATCCTCACCCTGGTGGTCATCTCCATCCCCACCTTCGTCACCGGCTACGTGCTCCAGTACCTGTTCGGCGTGAAGTGGGACATCTTCCCCGCGACGGCCGGTGAGGATCTGACCCTCGACTCGCTGATCCTGCCCGCCATCGTGCTGGCCTCGGTCTCGCTCGCGTACGTCGCCAGACTCACCCGGACCACCGTTGCCGAGAACTCCAAGGCCGACTACGTGCGCACAGCCACGGCCAAGGGCCTCCCGCGCCGCCGGGTCGTGGTCAACCATCTGCTGCGCAACTCGCTGATCCCGGTCGTCACCTTCCTCGGTGCCGACCTCGGCGCGCTGATGGGTGGCGCCCTGGTGACCGAGCGCATCTTCAACATCCACGGCGTGGGCTACTACCTCTACCAGGGGATCGTCCGGCAGAACACCAACACGGTGGTCGGCTTCGTGACCATCCTGATCATCATCTACCTGGCGGCCAACCTGCTCGTCGACCTGCTCTACGCGGTCCTGGACCCGAGGATCCGTTATGCCTGA
- a CDS encoding ABC transporter permease yields MPDQEKYNHSDPLADAGTEEEEMPSAVESRTFDLGTMEGQTLIKAERLKDEPEVAASDERVVARSLWQDAWRDLRRNPIFIISGLLIIFLVVMAIWPGLFTSTDPLKCDLSKSQQGAESGHPFGYDTQGCDVYSRTIHGARASITVGVCATLGAALVGTVLGGLAGFFGGWGDSVISRVADIFFGIPILLGGLVFLSVIPSRSIWIVVAFIVVLGWPQLARIGRGAVITAKQQDYVTAARALGAGNSRLMLRHILPNAVAPIIVVATIALGTYIALEATLSFLGVGLKPPTVSWGIDISSASATFRNAPHMLLYPAGALSLTVLAFIMLGDAVRDALDPKLR; encoded by the coding sequence ATGCCTGACCAGGAGAAGTACAACCACTCGGACCCGCTGGCGGACGCCGGTACCGAAGAGGAGGAGATGCCGAGCGCGGTCGAGAGCCGGACGTTCGACCTCGGCACGATGGAAGGTCAGACCTTAATCAAAGCGGAGCGCCTGAAGGACGAGCCGGAGGTCGCCGCGAGCGACGAGCGGGTGGTGGCACGCAGTCTCTGGCAGGACGCCTGGCGCGACCTGCGGCGCAACCCCATCTTCATCATCTCCGGTCTGCTGATCATCTTCCTGGTCGTCATGGCGATCTGGCCGGGCCTCTTCACCTCGACGGACCCGCTGAAGTGCGACCTGTCGAAGTCCCAGCAGGGCGCCGAGTCGGGTCACCCGTTCGGCTACGACACCCAGGGCTGCGACGTCTACTCCCGTACGATCCACGGCGCCCGGGCGTCCATCACCGTGGGCGTCTGCGCCACCCTCGGCGCGGCCCTGGTCGGCACCGTGCTCGGCGGGCTGGCCGGCTTCTTCGGCGGCTGGGGCGACTCGGTCATCTCCCGGGTCGCCGACATCTTCTTCGGCATCCCGATCCTGCTCGGCGGTCTGGTCTTCCTGTCGGTGATCCCGAGCCGGTCGATCTGGATCGTGGTGGCGTTCATCGTGGTCCTCGGCTGGCCGCAGCTGGCCCGCATCGGCCGAGGCGCCGTCATCACAGCCAAACAGCAGGACTACGTCACGGCCGCCAGAGCGCTGGGCGCCGGCAACTCGAGACTGATGCTGCGCCACATCCTGCCCAACGCGGTCGCGCCGATCATCGTCGTCGCCACCATCGCGTTGGGCACCTACATCGCTCTGGAGGCCACCCTGAGCTTCCTCGGCGTGGGCCTCAAACCGCCGACGGTCTCCTGGGGCATCGACATCTCGTCGGCCTCGGCGACCTTCCGCAACGCGCCCCACATGCTGCTCTACCCGGCCGGTGCGCTCAGCCTCAC